A region from the Lycium barbarum isolate Lr01 chromosome 8, ASM1917538v2, whole genome shotgun sequence genome encodes:
- the LOC132606212 gene encoding uncharacterized protein LOC132606212 codes for MPTIDLSRTPLCLHLTSFPVQQVPKIHFSLSTLSKNSFLYSFKPKRFHFLKPCSSLKETKKQQTISKSPTNSPQRLLNLNLKRDDENESESESDGGGYGDGDNNSAVKGTILAGLLLVGVVGGFGAVGYVYRDQINVFLNQFSGFIQGYGPAGYALFVAVYAGLEILAIPAIPLTMSAGLLFGSVTGTIIVSISGTVAASIAFLIARYFARERILKLVEGNKKFLAVDKAIGENGFKVVTLLRLSPLLPFSLGNYLYGLTSVKFVPYVLGSWLGMLPGSWAYVSAGAFGRAIIQEETGVGLGGTNGGQLLTLGIGLLLTAVAAAYVTQLAKDAVKDIE; via the exons ATGCCCACCATTGATTTAAGCAGAACACCACTATGTCTACACCTTACTTCTTTTCCAGTTCAACAAGTACCCAAGATTCATTTTTCTCTTTCAACTTTATCCAAGAATTCATTTCTATATAGTTTTAAACCCAAGAGGTTTCATTTCTTGAAACCATGTTCTTCCCTCAAAGAAACCAAGAAACAACAGACCATTTCAAAGTCACCTACAAATTCACCCCAAAGACTTCTTAATTTGAACCTCAAAAGAGATGATGAGAATGAGAGTGAGAGTGAGAGTGATGGTGGAGGTTATGGTGATGGTGATAATAATAGTGCAGTTAAAGGTACCATTTTGGCTGGTCTTTTGCTTGTGGGTGTAGTTGGTGGATTTGGTGCTGTTGGTTACGTCTACAGAGACCAGATTAATGTTTTCTTGAACCAGTTTTCAGGCTTCATTCAAG GTTATGGGCCAGCTGGATATGCTCTTTTTGTAGCAGTTTATGCTGGATTAGAA ATCCTTGCCATACCAGCAATTCCATTGACCATGTCTGCTGGTCTTCTATTTGGCTCTGTGACTGGAACTATCATTGTGTCCATTAGTGGAACG GTGGCCGCAAGCATTGCATTCTTGATTGCCAGATATTTTGCTCGTGAACGCATTCTTAAGCTGGTAGAAGGGAACAAGAAATTTCTTGCTGTAGACAAAGCAATTGGAGAAAATGGTTTCAAAGTTGTTACTCTTCTCCGTTTGAGCCCTTTGCTTCCCTTCTCTTTGGGGAATTATCTCTACGGACTTACTTCAGTCAAGTTTGTGCCATATGTTTTAGGAAG TTGGCTAGGAATGCTTCCTGGATCTTGGGCTTATGTGAGTGCAGGTGCATTTGGTCGGGCAATTATT CAAGAAGAAACTGGAGTTGGTTTAGGAGGAACAAACGGAGGCCAACTGTTGACCCTCGGAATAGGTTTATTGCTTACAGCAGTCGCTGCAGCTTATGTAACACAGCTTGCTAAG GATGCTGTAAAGGATATCGAGTAG